Part of the Dethiobacter alkaliphilus AHT 1 genome, ATCTCGCTATATTGGGATTGGCTAGGACATATCAAGGAAAGCGTAATAAAATTGTTACTACGCCAATCGAACACAAATCAGTCTTAAAATCTTGCGAGTATCTCGAAAAACACGGGCTGGTCATTGATTATTTGGACGTTGATCATACTGGGGCCGTAATTTTAGAAAGTGCTAAAGATATCATTGATGAAACAACCTTACTTGTTTCTATACAGGCCTGTAATAATGAGATAGGTACTATACAACCATTAGTAGAAATATCTAACATAGCAAAAGAATCAGGAGCTCTGGTCCATTGTGATGCAGCTCAAGCAGTAGGCAAAATTCCTGTAGACGTAGCCCATTTCGATGTTGATTTTTTATCCATTAGTTCGCACAAGCTTTACGGACCCAAAGGAGTTGGTGCTCTGTTTATAAGAAAAGGCTTAAGGCGTTCTTTGGAGCCCCTATATTGGGGTGGTGATCAGGAGTTGGGACTGCGCCCGGGAACTCATAATGTTCCTGGAATTATAGGTATGGCAGAGGCTTGCTTAATATGTGAAGAAGAGATGGTGCTAGAGTCAAGTGAAACCAAAGATTTGCGGGATTTATTTGAGCGTAGCTTGAAGAAAAACATTCCAGATATTAAGTTTAATGGCAATGAGCATAATAGATTGCCAGGAAACAGTAATATTACTTTCCCAGGTGTAGAAGGGGATGCTTTATTGCTAAATTTACCACAACTGGCGCTAAGCATCGGTTCGGCATGCAATACAGGCGCAATAGAACCTTCTTATGTATTAACAGCAATAGGTCTGTCAAGGGAATACGCGAATTCAACAATTAGAATTGGAATCGGCAGGTTTACTACAGAGGCTGAGATAATGACTGCTGTAAAGGAAATCACTGATGCGTATAATTTGTTATTGAACAAAGTAATTTAACAGTGAGGCGAAAGCCAGACGCGAGAAGTTAACCATAATCTCAAAATGGTTAACTTCTCCTGGGTTTGGTTTAAATATAATCATCCTTATAAAGGGATATTAATTTTAAATAGAGAGAAAATGGGGTCAGGTTTTTAATATTTTGATTAGAAAGCGTGATTAGATGATAGATGTGGTAGCAGCAATATTGGAAAATCACCAAGGACAGGTCCTTATTGCTAAAAGAAAACAGGGAAAGAAGATGGCTGGCTTCTGGGAGTTTCCCGGTGGCAAGGTAGAGGCTGGGGAAAGCCCAGAACAGAGCCTTATTCGAGAGCTGAATGAAGAAATGAATATAGAGATCGAGATAGGTGACTATGTGGGAGAGAATGTTCATTTCTATCAGGAAGGGCCGATTAAACTATTAGCCTATAAATGCAGTGTAAAAGCAGGGGATATTAAATTAACCGACCATGACCGGTATGTATGGATCAATGTAGAAGATTTAAATAAAGTCAGATTGGCTCCTGCAGATGTACCGTTTATTGAAATGTTGTCAGACTCTAATTAGCGAGGGAAGAATAATGGACGAGTGTATCTTTTGCAGAAAAGAAGGTGCCGGGTTAATCTGTGAAAATGAGCTGGCTAAGGCTTTTTACGATAATTTCCCGGTAAATAAAGGGCATGTACTGGTAGTGCCAAAAAGGCATGTGGCCACATATTTTAAGGCCAGTCAGGAAGAGCTTAGTGCTATAAATGAGCTTATTTTTGAAGTTAAAGAGGTGCTGGATGCGGAGTACCAGCCTGATGGATACAATGTTGGTATTAATGTGGGTGAGGCCGGGGGGCAGACAGTTTTTCATCTACATGTACATGTAATTCCCAGATATGCTGGGGATGTGGAGAATCCCCGGGGTGGGATTAGAAAGATTAAGAAGAGTATTGTTTCTTATCCTTTGGAGGATGAGGCTGATGAGAAAGTTTACAATAAACTTGTACGAGATAAGATCCCAGCAATAATTGAAGCTTCAGGGAAAGAGCCGGTTTATAGGGTGGCAGATGAAGAGGAGTACAGTTATTTATTAAAGGAGAAGCTCTGGGAGGAGGTTAGAGAGTATTCGAATACTAGGTCTGCTGAGGAACTAGCAGATATATTGCAGGTGTTAAGGAGTTTGGTAGAAGATCAAGGGCTGGAGTGGCAAGAACTTGAATCTATGGTTGATAAGAAATTTGATGAGTGTGGGGGATTTGAAAAGAGAATATTTTTAGAGCGGGTAAAGAACTAATTTAAGGGGGAAGGGAATATGGCCTTAATTAGAGCTAATGAGTTTATGAAAAAGGAGCCAAGGAATCAAAGGATTCATGGCCCTGTAAATTCGTCCTATTTTGTGTTCCCGGAGTATGCAAGAGATCCTAAACAGAAAGTCCTGCAGATTGAGACCTATGGTTCAGTTGACCGGGTACATAAGGGGAAAACTAGTCAGACCATGCAATTTGATTATGATTCAGCTAAGGCATTATACGATATCTTGGTTAGAGAATTTGAGTTTAATTAAAATTAACACGAGCGATTGTTCCAGCATGAATATGCTGGTTTTTTTTGTTGTTTGAGACAGGATGAAAATGGATAAGTATGGGAAATTGAAGGGATTCTGTATGTTAATGGCGAAAAATACCAGATAATGAGGGGAGCAGCATTTAGCTGGCATATTGCCGGTATGGCAAAGGGGTATGAAAATGAAATCCATCGCCTACATTGATCTGGAAGTGCAACCTCGTACTGGCGCCATTTTGGATATTGGCGGCATTAATGATGCCGGAAATGTCTTTCATTCCAAATCCATGGCTGGGTTTATCAGTTTTCTTAAAAGTGCCGACTATTTATGCGGCCATAATATCATTAAGCATGACTTAAAATACATACAGTCAGCTTTAGAGAACTCTGGGATATCGACTGATAACGTAATAGATACCCTATATTTATCTGCGTTATTGTTTCCCAAGAAGCCTTACCATGCCCTTGTAAAAGATGAAAAGCTGCAAACGGACGAACTAAATAATCCTGTAAATGATTCAATTAAAGTCAAAGAGTTGTTTGCTGATGAAGTGATGGCTTTTAATAGTTTAGAAGAACCGTTAAAGCAGATTTTTTATTTGTTGTTGCAGGATCAAAAAGAGTTTCGGTCCTTTTTTACATATCTGGGATATGAGGCGGTTGTAGAGGAACCGGTACTACTTATTAAAAAACATTTTGCTTCAGAGATCTGTGGAGATGTGGATCTTAGCACATTAATTGCAGAGTATCCTGTTGCTTTGGCTTTTGCTCTGGCAGTGATTAATGTGAAGGATCGATTTTCTGTTACACCACCTTGGATATTAAAGAACTATCCTGAAGTGGAACGGATTATGGATCTTTTACGGAATCGTCCTTGTCTTAGGGGTTGCTCATATTGTGAACAAGCATTGGATGCGCGGCGGGGGCTGAAGTGGTTCTTTGGATTTGATTCATATCGTACTTTTGGAGGGGAACCGCTGCAGGAAAACGCGGTGAAGGCGGCAATTGATAATAAGTCACTG contains:
- a CDS encoding HIT domain-containing protein; this translates as MDECIFCRKEGAGLICENELAKAFYDNFPVNKGHVLVVPKRHVATYFKASQEELSAINELIFEVKEVLDAEYQPDGYNVGINVGEAGGQTVFHLHVHVIPRYAGDVENPRGGIRKIKKSIVSYPLEDEADEKVYNKLVRDKIPAIIEASGKEPVYRVADEEEYSYLLKEKLWEEVREYSNTRSAEELADILQVLRSLVEDQGLEWQELESMVDKKFDECGGFEKRIFLERVKN
- a CDS encoding (deoxy)nucleoside triphosphate pyrophosphohydrolase, whose protein sequence is MIDVVAAILENHQGQVLIAKRKQGKKMAGFWEFPGGKVEAGESPEQSLIRELNEEMNIEIEIGDYVGENVHFYQEGPIKLLAYKCSVKAGDIKLTDHDRYVWINVEDLNKVRLAPADVPFIEMLSDSN
- a CDS encoding cysteine desulfurase family protein; protein product: MSKVIYLDYHSTTPCDPRVLKVMLPYFEEDYANPSNNYHYAGRMVQSHIEEARRKIASIINANEKEIIFTSGATESNNLAILGLARTYQGKRNKIVTTPIEHKSVLKSCEYLEKHGLVIDYLDVDHTGAVILESAKDIIDETTLLVSIQACNNEIGTIQPLVEISNIAKESGALVHCDAAQAVGKIPVDVAHFDVDFLSISSHKLYGPKGVGALFIRKGLRRSLEPLYWGGDQELGLRPGTHNVPGIIGMAEACLICEEEMVLESSETKDLRDLFERSLKKNIPDIKFNGNEHNRLPGNSNITFPGVEGDALLLNLPQLALSIGSACNTGAIEPSYVLTAIGLSREYANSTIRIGIGRFTTEAEIMTAVKEITDAYNLLLNKVI